The genomic region CGGCGAGACCCCGACCGGGCTGTTCGAGAAGCTCGCCGTCGCCGACATCCAGGCGGCCTGCGACCTGTTCCGCCCGCTGTACGAGGAGACCAAGGCCGGCGACGGCTTCGTGAGCCTCGAGGTCGCGCCTTCGCTCGCCCGCGACGCCGCCGGGACCGTCTCCGAAGGCCTCCGCCTCTGGGCCGCCGTCAACCGCCCCAACCTGATGGTCAAGGTGCCCGGGACGGTCGAGGGCCTCCAGGCGTTCGAGGACCTGACCGCCGAGGGCGTCTCGATCAACGTCACGCTCCTGTTCTCGCTCGAGCGCTACGCCGCCGTCGCCGAGGCCTACCTCAAGGGCCTCGAGCGCCGCGCCGCCGCCGGCAAGGACCTGTCGAAGGTCGCCTCCGTCGCGAGCTTCTTCGTCAGCCGCGTGGACAGCGCCATCGACGCGATACTTGAAAAACGACCGGAACCCGAGGCGAAGGCGCTGCTCGGGAAGGCCGCGATAGCGAACGCGAAGCTCGCCTATCAGCACGGCAAGAAGGTCTTTTCCTCCGCGAGGTTCAACGCGCTCAAGGCCAAGGGAGCCCTGCCCCAACGCCTGCTGTGGGCGTCCACCGGCACCAAGAACCCCGTCTACCGCGATACATTGTACGTCGAGGAGCTCATCGGGCCCGACACGGTGAACACGATGCCGCCCGCGACCGTCGACGCGTACCGCGCTCACGGCGCCGGACGCTTCAGCATCGAGGAGAACACCATCCAGGCCGGCGAGCAGTGGAACGCCCTGCCCCGCTTCGGCGTGGACCGAGAAGCGGTCATGGTGAAGCTCGAGGAGGAAGGCCTCGCGTCCTTCTCGAAATCCTTCGAGACCTTGATGGGCAAGCTGACGGCCAAGCGCGCGCTGCTCGAGGCGGAGTTCGCCGCCGTCGACGCGGGCCTGGCCGAGCTCGAGGCCGCGCGCTTCTCCGAGCGCCTGTGGGCCAAGGACCCGACGCTCTGGAAGGACGACAAGGAGCATCAGAAGCTGATCCGCCACTCGCTGGGCTGGCTCGACGCGCCGATCGTCTCCGGCGCGGCGCTGTCTCCCGCCAAGGCGCTGGCCGAAGGCGCCGCGGCCGAGGGCTTCCGCCAGGCCGTCGTGCTCGGCATGGGCGGCTCGAGCCTGTGCGTGGAGGTGCTGCGCGCCGTGTTCGGCTCCGCCCCGGGCCGCCTCGAGCTGCTGACCCTCGACTCGACGCACCCCGACGCCGTCGCCGCCCTCGAAAAGCGCCTCGACCTCGACAAGACCCTGTTCATCGTCGCGAGCAAGTCCGGCGGCACCGTCGAGCCGAACGCCTTCTTCGACTACTTCTGGGACCTGTGCGCGCGCCGCCCCGGCGCCAAGCCCGGCCGGCAGTTCGTCGCGATCACCGACACCGGGACCTCGCTCGACAAGATGTCGCGCGAGCGCGGCTTCCGCAAGACCTTCCTGAACCCGTCCGACGTCGGCGGCCGCTTCTCGGCGCTGACCTTGTTCGGGCTGGTGCCGGCCGCCCTGGCCGGGATCGACGCGGGGGAGCTGCTCTCCCGCGCGCGCCAGGCCGCCGGGACGTTCTCGCCTCAGACGCCGACGCGGGCCAACGCCGCCCTGCGCCTCGGCGCGTTCATCGGCCGGCACGCGCAGGACGGCCGCGACAAGCTGACCCTCGTCCTGCCCCCGTCGCTCGAATCCCTCGGCCTCTGGATCGAGCAGCTCGTGGCGGAGTCGACCGGCAAGGAAGGGCGCGGCGTCCTCCCGGTGGCCGGCGAGCCCCTGGGCGCGCCCGCGGCCTACGGCCGCGACCGCGCCTTCGTGCGCCTGGCGCTGAAGGACCGGCCCGAGCCCGCCGTCGACGCGAAGCTGGCGGCGCTCGAGCAGGCCGGGCATCCGATCATGCGGCTCGAGATGAACGACAGCCTCGACCTCGGCGCGCAATTCCTCCTGTGGGAGGTCGCCACCGCGGCCGCGGGCTTCCTGCTCAAGGTGAACCCGTTCGACCAGCCCGACGTGCAGGCGGCGAAGGACAAGGCCAGGGAGGTCCTCAACGGTCTCAACGACGCCGTTCCCGAGAAAGCGAGCCTGCGGGCGGGCGGCCTGGCCGCCTTCGCGGACGCCGGCCTCGTCTCGGCGCTGAAGGCCGACGCGGGCCAGGACCGGCCCCTGCGGGAGGTCCTCGGCGCGCACCTGTCGCGCGTCAAGGCCGGGGATTACGTGGCGGTGCTGGCGTTCCTCGCCGAGACCGACGAGAGCCGGCGCCTGATCGAGGAGATCCGGCTGCGCGCGAGCGCGCGCGCGACCGCGCCCGTCACCGTTTCCTGGGGCCCCCGCTATCTGCACTCGACGGGACAGCTCCACAAGGGCGGCCCCGCCAAGGGCGTCTTCCTGGTCCTCGGAGACGCCGGGAAGGGGACCTTGGCCGTCCCGGGCAAGCCCTTCTCGTTCGGCGAGCTGTGCCGCGCCCAGGCGAAGGGCGACGCCGCCGCGATGCTGTCGGCGGGAAGGCGCCTGCTGCGCCTCGACCTCGGGACCAACGCGACCGAGGGGCTGCGCGCCCTGTCGAACGCCCTGTCCGACGCCGCGGCGGCCGCGCGGTGAGCAAGCTCTCTCCCAAGGCCCTGCGGGCGCGGACCGCGCGGGCCCGCATCGTGCTGACCGACGTCGACGGCGTGCTGACGGGAGGGACGATCTACCATTTCGTCGACACCGCCGGAGAGCTCGTCGAGTTCAAGGGCATCCACGCCCAGGACTCGATCGCGATGGCGTGGCTGACGGAATCGGGGCTGATCACGGGCGTGATCAGCGGCCGGGTGTCGAAAGGCACCGACGCGCGCCTGCGCCTGCTCAAGGTGAAGCACATCTACCAGCACCGGCTCGACAAGGCGGCCGTCCTCGCCGAGATCATGGCCGCCGAGAAGCTGACCAAGGACCAGGTGGTCTACGTCGGAGACGACATCCCCGACCTCGCCGTCATGTCCCGCGTCGGCCTCGCGGTCGCGCCGGCCAACGCCCGCCCCGAGGTGAAGGCCGCCGCGCACTTCGTCACCAAGGCGAGCGGCGGAGACGGCGCGTTCCGGGAGCTCGTGGAGATCATCCTCCGCAGCCAGGGGCTCTGGGACGCCATCATCGAGCGCTACCGTTAATGCGTTGACGCGGGCTTCGAACCACGCTAGAATCGGAGCGGACACTCCATGATCGATCTCTTCGGCCTCGGCAAAAACAAGGACCCCCAGGACGAGCCCGCGCCCGCGCCCGCGCCCCAAACCCCGGAGTCCGCGCCCGCGCCGCGCGGCTCCCACAAGCTCTGGGCCTTCCTGCTCGTCCTCGACTCGGTGTTCGTGATCGTGTTCGCCGGCGCCGTCGCCGCGAAGGTGTACCAGTACTGGCAAGCGCCCGTCGCCGCCCCGGTCCCGGCCCCGCGCAAGCGTCCCGTCAAGGCCGCCGAGGCGCCGGTCGCCTCGACGGCTCCCGCGCCCGCGCCGGAGCCCGTCAAGGCCCCCGAGCCGGCGAAGCCCGCGCCCGTCGCCGCGGCCAAGCCGTCCGCGGACGCTCCGCGCCCGCCGAAGCCCTCGATGCTCGCCGAGGCGCCGAAGCACCGCGAGACCCCGAAGCCCGCCGACGCGGGCGGGAAGTCCCCCGCTCCCAAGCCCGCGGCCGCCTCCGCGGCGCCGGCTCCGGCCGCCGCGGACGGCAAGGTCAAGGCGCTGCGCACCGAGTTCAAGATCCTCGCGCCGAAAGCGAAGAGCGTCGAACTCGTCGGCGCCTTCATCGTCCGGGGGGGACGCAAGGACATGAGCCGCGAAGGCGACGGCACGTGGACCGTCACGCTGTACCTGAACCCCGGCACCTACCGCTATTTCTTCTCGGTGGACAAGAAGAAACAGCTGGACCCCGAGAACCCGCACTCGGACAAAGGCGCATCCCTCCTGACCATACCTTAATAGGCCGGCTGCCCTGCCTTGTGACTTTAGTTGCGATCGGGTAAAGGCTTCTGTATTGATTTCGTAACAGGCCATGGTTACACTCTGACCAACGCGGGCCGCGGTCACACGCGGCTTGGCGCAACCTTGATGACCGGCCTCACGATGCGACGCCTCTCGACTGCACTGGCAGCGGCCCTCCTCTTGGCCGCGCTCCCGGCCGTTTCCGCGGCCGCCGACCGGCGCACGGCCCACACGGCGACCCTCCTGACGACCGGCGACGTGCTCCTCGCCGGCGGCGTCAACGAGGCCGGAACCACGCTCGCCACCGCCGAGCTCTACGCGGCCACGATCGGCCGGGTCGTCGTCGGCACGGGCGGCATGGGCGTCGCGCGCGCCTCGCACACCGCGACTTTGATGAGCAACGGCTGCGTGCTCGCGACCGGCGGCAACACCGCGGCGAACGACGCGGCCGTGCCCGTCCCCTCGAACAGCGCGCTGATCTACAACCCGGCCACGAGCTCCTGGGCCGCTCCGGTGGGCGCTCAGACGACCTTGCTCACCGCCCGCTTCAACCACACCGCGACCTTGCTCAACGACGGCCGGGTCCTGATCTGCGGCGGTCAGAACACCAACACGGACATCGTCGGCAACGCGATCCAGAGCTGCGAATACTACACCCCGACGAGCTGCACGAACGGGAGCTTCACCGCCGCGCCGAACCTCCTCCAGGCGCGCTACAACCACACCGCCACCCTGCTCAAGGACGGCAAGGTCTGGTTCGCCGGAGGCCGCAACCCCCTGATTACGGCGACGGGGGGCTACCTGGTGACCACCGAGCGCTTCGATCCGGGCAGCGGCTCCTTCCAGTCCGCCTCGCCGATGATCGAGGCCCGCGCGTATCACACCGCCACCTTGATGGGCGACGGAAAGGCCCTCGTCGTCGGCGGCTACAATCAGCGCGACGTCCTGGCCAACAAGGGCATCACGGAGAGCGCCGAGATCTACGACCCGATCTCGAACAGCGTGACCCCGGCGGCGACGATGAGCTCGCGCCGCCAGTCGCACGCGTCCCTGCTCTCCGCCGACGGCACGGTCACCGTCCTCGGCGGCCTGGGCAATATAACGACGACCTACATCTCGGGATCGGCCCTCAGCCTGGGCCAGAACGTTTTCGGGGCCGGCAGCACGCTCGTGACGGACATGACGGGCGGCGTGGTGGTCCCGACGGCGACCATCAATGCCGGCAGCTCGGGCCTGATCGACCTCGACTTCCTCCTCAACAAGCCCGTGGTCGGGATGATCTCCAACGGCGAGGTGTGGCTGTCGTCGCCGTCGGTCATGCCCTCGTGGGGCGCGATCCGCTTCCTCCCGGCCAGCGAGACGAACCCCTTTGTCGGCGCGAGGATCAACCTCGCCGGCTACTCGGTCGGCTGCCGCGAGCCCTTCAGCGTGGGCAACATCGTCGGCAACTGCGGCAATATCCAGAGGTCCTTGCCGCAGGCCGCCGTCTCTCAGCTGCAGGGCCAGGTCGTGTACTATCCGCGCGTCGGCGTCGCGCTCGGCGGCGACGGGAAGGTGACCGGCGGCACCTTGAACTTCTCGGCCACGATCGACGACTCGAACAATAACGCGACCATCACGGGCGGCTCGAGCTTCCAGGCGACCGTGAAGATCTCCGTGGACAACGCGTTCATCGGCCGCTCGATCCTCAGCGGCACGCTCACTTTGACCGAGGCCGTCCTCGTTCAGCCTAGCTCCTTCACGGCGACCCTCACCGGCGGCAGCGGCGCCGTCCCGGCGACCGCCGTCACCTTGGACGCCTCGGGGAACGCCGAGCTCGTGCTCCCGATGACCTTCAGCTCGCTCGCGGGCGATATCGAGTTCACCGGCACCGTCCCGCAGAGCTTCGCCTCCGGCCAGTCCATCCCGAAGGCCGGCGCCGACATGAGCCTGACCGCGACGGCGAACTTCGCCTACACGATGAACGGCGCCAACCTGGAAGGCCTGACCTTCAACGTCGACGTCGCCACCGTCGTCATCCGCAAGTTCGTCTTCGCGGACACCGAGACCTACAATCCCAAGACGAACTCCTGGCTTCTCTCGCCGGTGGGGGGCAGCTCCACGGCCGACAACCGCTACGGCCATACCGCGACCTTGCTTCCGAACAACGACCAGCTGTTCTTCGGCGGACGCGCCTGCAGCGGCGTGACCTGCGCCACGCAGGTCTCGAACATCTCGCTGGACATGCCCCTCGTCACCTCCGAGAAGAACTTCGCGGCGACGACCGGCCTCGCGGCGCAAAAACGGGCTTTCCACACCTCGACCTTGCTGCCGGACGGCGACATCCTGATCGCCGGCGGCACGAACGGCCCCAGCATCCTCAGCCACGCCGAGCTCTTCACTCCCGCCACGGAGCTCTTCTCGCCCGTCAACGGGGAGATGCGCTACGTCCGCGACCTGCACACGGCGACCTTGCTGCCCAACGGCCGCGTCCTGATCGCCGGCGGCTTCACGACGAACGCGGCGAGCACGGGCTCCACGAACACGGCCGAGATCTACTATCCCGACACGAAGCGCTTCATCGAGACGACCCCGATGATCAGCTCGCGCAGCAACCACAGCGCGATCATGCTGCCCGACGGGAAGGTCTTCGTCGCCGGCGGGTTCGGCCCGGGAGACGTGATCACGGGGAACTCCGAGATATTCATCTCGACGCAGAGCCGCTGGGTCCCGGCCGCGACCATGCCCGGCGGCTGCGAGCGCGCGATCCACGCGACGGTCCAGCTCCGGGACGGACGCATCCTCCTCATCGGCGGCGTCAACTCGAGCGGCCCGCTGAGCACGGTCGCGCGCTACGACCCGGCTCTGAACACCTGGGACTGCGCCAGCGTGGCGGCGATCGGCAACGGCACGCCCGGCGGGCCGTTCGCCCTGCGCTCTCACACCGCGACCTTGCTCTTCGACGGGCGCGTCCTCGTCGCGGGCGGCAACGACGGGCTCGGCGAGGCCAACCGCTCCTTCATCTACGACCCCGCCGGCAACGCCTGGACGTCCACCGACCCGCTGCCCTTGCTGCAGCCCCGGTTCAACCACACGGCGACCTTCCTGCCCAACGGGAACGTCATGATCAGCGGCGGGTCGCAGCGCTTCGGCAACGTCCCGGTCTCGATCGAGAACTACCACGTCAACGCGAGCACGTGGGTGACCGGCGGCGGCGTCAGCGGCGTCGCCTTCGCCGGCGGCGCGCGCGCCTTCCATACGATGACGCTGGCGCTGAACAACAAGATGTACGGCATCGGCGGCAGCGACGGCGTCATCGGCGGAGCCGGCGTCGCGCTGTACAACTCGGCCGAGGCCGGGTACTTCACCCATACGCCCGACGGCTTCTCCAAGGACGCCCCTCCGAGCTTCCGCCAGTCGACGATCTCCGGGACGTTCCTGGGCGCGGTCTCCACGACCGTGTTCCTTCCGGGCCAGAACATGACCGTGACCGGCACCCGCTTCAGGGGGGGGACCGAGGCCTCCGGCGGCGGCGCCGCCTCGGCCAACTCCGCGTTCAGCTTCCCGCACATGGTCCTGTCCCAGGTCGACGGCTCCGGCGGCGCGGCCTCCCAGTCCAACGGCGGCTTCACCGTCGACCTGACCACGCAGATCTTCATCAACCCGGCCAACGGCGCCACGCTCGACACCTCGCTGACCGTAGCACTCCCGGCCACGTCGGCCGGCCTGCCCTACGGCTGGTACACGCTGCGCATGGGCGCCAACGACATCTACTCCAACGGCACGATGATCCAGGTCGGGCCCGCGAAGCCCACCGCGGCGCCGGCGAACCTCGCCGGCACCGCCGCGGGCACCTCCTCGATGACTTGGACCTGGAACCTCATCGCCGGCGTGGACGGCTACAACGTCTACAACGCCACGACCGGCGTGTTCATCACCTCGATCCCCGCCACGGGCGCGCCGACCTTCGTCCAGACCGGCCTCGCCCCGAGCGCGACGACCTCCATCATGGTCGCCGGCTACACCCTCAGCGGCGACGGCCCGCTCACCAACGGGCCGACCACCTACACGGTGTCCACCTGCCCGATCAACGTGACGATAGCCTCCGTGACCTTCTCCGACCTCCTGCTGTACTGGGGCGACAACGGCAACGCGGCCCCCGGCACGATCTACGAGGTCACGCAGTCCAGCGACGCCTTCGTCACCGACGTCTCGACGCCCGTTCCGAGACTGTTCAACGTCGCGGCGACCTCCACGACGATCACGAACCTGGCCGCCAACACGACCTATTACTTCCGCGTGCAGGCGTTCAACCTGATCGGGCTGCCCTCGAGCTTCAGCGCCATCGTCTCGACGCGGACCCGCGCGCCCGTGACCCAGCCCATCGTCATGGGCCTGACGACGATCTCGATCGACTGGCGCTGGGACGATCCGGGCGGGGTGACCAACTACAGGGTCTACAACGCGACCAACAACGTCCTGCTGGGAACGCCCCTCACCAACGTCTTCACCGAGATCGGCCTGGGGACCAACACGGAGCACTCGATCCGGGTCTCCGCCGTGACGAGCGCCGGCGAGGGCCCCCTGTCCCCGTCCGCCTCGGCCTACACGGCCGCCGCGACGCCCGGACCGTTCAACCCGGTCGTCAGTCCGCCGACGACGAGCACCTTACAGATCAACTGGACCAACAACGGCAACCCGCTGCAGACGCCCTACCAGACGACGCTCACCGAGTTCGCGAGCGACGGGTCGATCGTCAAGGTGACGACGACGCCCCCAGTCGTCGCCATCTTCAGCCAGGTCTACGGCGGGCTCATCCCGTCGACGCTGTACGGCTACGACATCGTCGCCGAGAACGGGGACGGCGTCCTGTCCGACGAGCCGCCGGTGGTCTTCGGCTCGACGTACACCTTGCCGGCCCCGCCGTCGGAGCTGACCACGCTCGGGACCACGCCCACCACCATCTCGGTCGGCTGGAGCACGAACAACAACTCGTCCTCGGCGACCTACGAGGTCACCTACTCGACGGACGGCTTCGCGCTCAACGTCTCCACCGCGATCGCGTTCTCGGCCAAGTACGGGGGGAGCGGAGCGACGATCACCGGACTCGTCACCGGCGCCACCTACTCGGTGCGCGTCATCGCGAGCAACCCCTACGGGCAGCTCTCCCAGTTCTCGAACTACGTCACGACCCGGACCTTCAACGGCGGCGCCCCCGTCGGCTCGCTCCAGGGGCCTCTGCTGGCCGCCGCGGACTCGACCTTGTTCGGCTCCCTCGGCAACGGCCGCCAGGTCACCCTGCGCGCCCCGGCCCACGCCTTCCCGGCCGACGTGGTCGTCACGGTCTCCTCCTTCATGCCGGCCGCGACCCTGTGCCCCGGCGCCACGAACATCGCCTTCTCGATCGTGCCCACGCCCTCGCTGCAGCCGATCGGCAGCCTCTACTTCACCTTCGACTACGCGCCCGCCGAGCTCGGGACCATCCCGACGAGCCGCGCCCTGCTGCTGCGCTACGACCCGGGCAGCAATACCTGCGTCCCGCTCGAGACGGTCGTCGACACGACGAACGGACGGATGACCGCCCGCATCAACCACTTCTCGCTGTTCCAGGTCGGACAGGTGCCGCTCTCCGTCTCGGCTGAGACCGCCCGCGTCTTCCCCAACCCTTATTACGCGGGCCGCGACGGCTACGTCACCATCGACAACGTCCCGCCCCTGTCCCGCGTCAGGATCTTCACGCTGCGCGGCGAGCAGGTGCTCGACGTCAAGGCCAACTCCACCGGCCTCCTGACCTGGAGCGGCACCAACGGCTCCGGCCGGTCCGTCGCGAGCGGCGTCTACCTCGTGATGGTCGAGTCCGGCGGCTCGAAGAAGATCCTCAAGCTGGCGGTGATCCGGTGAGGACCATCCTCGCCGCCGTCACGGCGCTCCTGCTCGCGCTTCCCGCGGCCGCGTCCGACTTCGGCCGCGCCGCGGTCGGGACCTCGGGCTCGGAGTTCCTGCTCTTCGACACGAGCGCGCGCGGCATCGCGATGGGCGGCGCCTACTCCGTGGCGACGAACGACGCCGCGTCCCTCTATTGGAACCCCGCCGGCCTCTCGCAGGTCCCGCGCTTCTCGGCCACCTTCCTGCACGCGCAGTACGTCGCCGGGATCACGTACAACGCCGCGTCCGCCGCCAAGCGCATCAACGACAGCTCGGTCATCGCCTTCGGCGTCCGCTACCTCGACGTCGGCGCGATCACGAGGACCGACGTCAACGGGCTGAGCCGGGGGGAGTTCCAGCCGCGCTCCTACCTCGCCGAGCTCGGCTGGGGACAGTCGATCTACGACCTGTCGGACAGCGAGGTGGACGTCGCGATGGGCGTGACCGTCAAGTACCTGCACACCGACTTGCTCGCGCACGCGAACGCCTACGCGGGCGACTTCGGCGTGCATTCCCGCTTCTACGGCACGTCCCAGACCTACGACATCTCGATGGCCATCCAGAACCTCGGCGTAGGCCAGAAGTTCGACCAGGTGCGCGACACTCTCCCCACGCGCCTGCGCTTCGGCGGCGGCGTGCGTCCGATCAAGCCGCTCCTCCTCACGATCGAGGCGATCGCTCCGATCAACAACCTGCCCCACGGCGCCGCCGGCATGGAGTACACCGTCGACGTCCAGAAGAACATCCAGGGCGCGGTGCGCGCCGGTCTCAACTCGCTGACCTACGATTCCCTCGGGATGACCTCGATGCTGAACTTCGGCTTCGGCGTGAAGCTGTCCGACCTGAGCTTCGACTACGCCTTCGCCCCGACGGGAGAGCTCGGCGCGCAGATACACCGCGTGTCCGTCAGCTTCAACCTGCCCGCGAAGATCTCGCGGCGCTACCGGGAGAGATAGCGTGGACCCCCTCGAGCCCCAGCCGCCCGTCCCGCCCCGCCCGGTGCCTCCGGCTCCGCCGCGCCCGGAGCTGATCGCGCCGCCGCCGCGCGTGCCCGCGCCGACGCCGATGATGGATTTCTTTCAGAAACGGATCGAACTGCTGGAGCGAGAGCTCGTCTCCGAGCGCGAGCGCGCCTCCGCCGCGTCCAACCTGCTCTCCCAGCAGGAGGCTTTGAAGAACGAGGTGGAAGGGCACCTGAAGACCCTGACCGACCAGCTGCGCCGCGAGAAGGCCGAGCGCGACGGAGAGGAGGCCAAGTCGCACGCGCGCGGGCGCGTCGAGGCCCTCGAGCGCCGTCTCGACGAGATGAACGCGACGTTCGCCCAGCTCTTGAAGGAAGCCGTCTCCCGCCAGCCGCCTGCCGCCGTTCACCCGGCGGCGGAGCCGGCGCTGGGGGCCGAGCTCGCCGTCTTCCGCCGCGCGATCAAGGACGTCGCCGACCAGGTGGCCCGCTGGCGCGACGAGATGAAGGAGCTGCCCGCCCTCCTCCCCGAGGTGCGCGGCATCGCCTCGCGCATCCCGGAGGACGAGCGCCGCTTAGAGGAGCAGATCTCGCGCCGGCTCGAGGATTTCGCCGCGAAGCTGCAGGGCACCCTCTCCGACTGGGAGCGCCATCACGATCTCGAGCTGCGCAAGCAGGACGACCGCCTCCAGTCCCTCGTCGACGAGCGCGCGGCGCTCTCGAAGCTGTGGCTCGAGCAGGGCCAGTCGATCCGCCAAGAGTTCCTG from Elusimicrobiota bacterium harbors:
- a CDS encoding fibronectin type III domain-containing protein, coding for MTGLTMRRLSTALAAALLLAALPAVSAAADRRTAHTATLLTTGDVLLAGGVNEAGTTLATAELYAATIGRVVVGTGGMGVARASHTATLMSNGCVLATGGNTAANDAAVPVPSNSALIYNPATSSWAAPVGAQTTLLTARFNHTATLLNDGRVLICGGQNTNTDIVGNAIQSCEYYTPTSCTNGSFTAAPNLLQARYNHTATLLKDGKVWFAGGRNPLITATGGYLVTTERFDPGSGSFQSASPMIEARAYHTATLMGDGKALVVGGYNQRDVLANKGITESAEIYDPISNSVTPAATMSSRRQSHASLLSADGTVTVLGGLGNITTTYISGSALSLGQNVFGAGSTLVTDMTGGVVVPTATINAGSSGLIDLDFLLNKPVVGMISNGEVWLSSPSVMPSWGAIRFLPASETNPFVGARINLAGYSVGCREPFSVGNIVGNCGNIQRSLPQAAVSQLQGQVVYYPRVGVALGGDGKVTGGTLNFSATIDDSNNNATITGGSSFQATVKISVDNAFIGRSILSGTLTLTEAVLVQPSSFTATLTGGSGAVPATAVTLDASGNAELVLPMTFSSLAGDIEFTGTVPQSFASGQSIPKAGADMSLTATANFAYTMNGANLEGLTFNVDVATVVIRKFVFADTETYNPKTNSWLLSPVGGSSTADNRYGHTATLLPNNDQLFFGGRACSGVTCATQVSNISLDMPLVTSEKNFAATTGLAAQKRAFHTSTLLPDGDILIAGGTNGPSILSHAELFTPATELFSPVNGEMRYVRDLHTATLLPNGRVLIAGGFTTNAASTGSTNTAEIYYPDTKRFIETTPMISSRSNHSAIMLPDGKVFVAGGFGPGDVITGNSEIFISTQSRWVPAATMPGGCERAIHATVQLRDGRILLIGGVNSSGPLSTVARYDPALNTWDCASVAAIGNGTPGGPFALRSHTATLLFDGRVLVAGGNDGLGEANRSFIYDPAGNAWTSTDPLPLLQPRFNHTATFLPNGNVMISGGSQRFGNVPVSIENYHVNASTWVTGGGVSGVAFAGGARAFHTMTLALNNKMYGIGGSDGVIGGAGVALYNSAEAGYFTHTPDGFSKDAPPSFRQSTISGTFLGAVSTTVFLPGQNMTVTGTRFRGGTEASGGGAASANSAFSFPHMVLSQVDGSGGAASQSNGGFTVDLTTQIFINPANGATLDTSLTVALPATSAGLPYGWYTLRMGANDIYSNGTMIQVGPAKPTAAPANLAGTAAGTSSMTWTWNLIAGVDGYNVYNATTGVFITSIPATGAPTFVQTGLAPSATTSIMVAGYTLSGDGPLTNGPTTYTVSTCPINVTIASVTFSDLLLYWGDNGNAAPGTIYEVTQSSDAFVTDVSTPVPRLFNVAATSTTITNLAANTTYYFRVQAFNLIGLPSSFSAIVSTRTRAPVTQPIVMGLTTISIDWRWDDPGGVTNYRVYNATNNVLLGTPLTNVFTEIGLGTNTEHSIRVSAVTSAGEGPLSPSASAYTAAATPGPFNPVVSPPTTSTLQINWTNNGNPLQTPYQTTLTEFASDGSIVKVTTTPPVVAIFSQVYGGLIPSTLYGYDIVAENGDGVLSDEPPVVFGSTYTLPAPPSELTTLGTTPTTISVGWSTNNNSSSATYEVTYSTDGFALNVSTAIAFSAKYGGSGATITGLVTGATYSVRVIASNPYGQLSQFSNYVTTRTFNGGAPVGSLQGPLLAAADSTLFGSLGNGRQVTLRAPAHAFPADVVVTVSSFMPAATLCPGATNIAFSIVPTPSLQPIGSLYFTFDYAPAELGTIPTSRALLLRYDPGSNTCVPLETVVDTTNGRMTARINHFSLFQVGQVPLSVSAETARVFPNPYYAGRDGYVTIDNVPPLSRVRIFTLRGEQVLDVKANSTGLLTWSGTNGSGRSVASGVYLVMVESGGSKKILKLAVIR
- a CDS encoding HAD hydrolase family protein gives rise to the protein MSKLSPKALRARTARARIVLTDVDGVLTGGTIYHFVDTAGELVEFKGIHAQDSIAMAWLTESGLITGVISGRVSKGTDARLRLLKVKHIYQHRLDKAAVLAEIMAAEKLTKDQVVYVGDDIPDLAVMSRVGLAVAPANARPEVKAAAHFVTKASGGDGAFRELVEIILRSQGLWDAIIERYR
- a CDS encoding PorV/PorQ family protein codes for the protein MRTILAAVTALLLALPAAASDFGRAAVGTSGSEFLLFDTSARGIAMGGAYSVATNDAASLYWNPAGLSQVPRFSATFLHAQYVAGITYNAASAAKRINDSSVIAFGVRYLDVGAITRTDVNGLSRGEFQPRSYLAELGWGQSIYDLSDSEVDVAMGVTVKYLHTDLLAHANAYAGDFGVHSRFYGTSQTYDISMAIQNLGVGQKFDQVRDTLPTRLRFGGGVRPIKPLLLTIEAIAPINNLPHGAAGMEYTVDVQKNIQGAVRAGLNSLTYDSLGMTSMLNFGFGVKLSDLSFDYAFAPTGELGAQIHRVSVSFNLPAKISRRYRER
- a CDS encoding bifunctional transaldolase/phosoglucose isomerase, whose amino-acid sequence is MTHKNPLRDLHRFGVSVWYDYVSRSLISSGELKRLIEEDGVRGVTSNPTIFEKAIGGSSDYDDAIRAHAKPGETPTGLFEKLAVADIQAACDLFRPLYEETKAGDGFVSLEVAPSLARDAAGTVSEGLRLWAAVNRPNLMVKVPGTVEGLQAFEDLTAEGVSINVTLLFSLERYAAVAEAYLKGLERRAAAGKDLSKVASVASFFVSRVDSAIDAILEKRPEPEAKALLGKAAIANAKLAYQHGKKVFSSARFNALKAKGALPQRLLWASTGTKNPVYRDTLYVEELIGPDTVNTMPPATVDAYRAHGAGRFSIEENTIQAGEQWNALPRFGVDREAVMVKLEEEGLASFSKSFETLMGKLTAKRALLEAEFAAVDAGLAELEAARFSERLWAKDPTLWKDDKEHQKLIRHSLGWLDAPIVSGAALSPAKALAEGAAAEGFRQAVVLGMGGSSLCVEVLRAVFGSAPGRLELLTLDSTHPDAVAALEKRLDLDKTLFIVASKSGGTVEPNAFFDYFWDLCARRPGAKPGRQFVAITDTGTSLDKMSRERGFRKTFLNPSDVGGRFSALTLFGLVPAALAGIDAGELLSRARQAAGTFSPQTPTRANAALRLGAFIGRHAQDGRDKLTLVLPPSLESLGLWIEQLVAESTGKEGRGVLPVAGEPLGAPAAYGRDRAFVRLALKDRPEPAVDAKLAALEQAGHPIMRLEMNDSLDLGAQFLLWEVATAAAGFLLKVNPFDQPDVQAAKDKAREVLNGLNDAVPEKASLRAGGLAAFADAGLVSALKADAGQDRPLREVLGAHLSRVKAGDYVAVLAFLAETDESRRLIEEIRLRASARATAPVTVSWGPRYLHSTGQLHKGGPAKGVFLVLGDAGKGTLAVPGKPFSFGELCRAQAKGDAAAMLSAGRRLLRLDLGTNATEGLRALSNALSDAAAAAR